GACACCCGAGCTTTGATTGCGGTAGATGATCGCCCGACCGTTCTCAATTCGGCCTCGCAAGTATTCTCGTCGACTGCCCGCCTTCGGCCAGACGAAACCGGCCGGCACCTTGAACTTGAGCGGCGCCACCGACTGAACGCCTTGGCGTCTTAGCAGGTAGGGCCGTGCCAGCAGTGCGAAAGTCACGAGGGTCGAGGCAGGATTTCCAGGCAGGCCTATGACCGGCACGCCACGGTAATGCCCGAACGTCAGAGGCTTACCCGGCTTGATGGCGAGTTTCCATAGTGCCAGCTCGCCGTCCTCGCGCAAGGCGATGCCCAGGAAGTCCGCCTCCCCCACCGATACCCCACCGGTGGACAGGATCAGATCGACATCAGACAACTGTGCCAGGCGCTCGCGGGTGGTCGATAAATCGTCGGGCAGAATACCCGCGTCAACCACTTCACAACCCATGCGTTGCAGCCAGCCACACAACAGCACGCGGTTGCTGTTATAGATCTGGCCTGGGCCCAACGCCTGCCCAGGCTCGACCAGCTCATCTCCTGTGGACAGGACTGCGACGCGGACTTTGCGCACCACTTGCAGCGATGCACAGCCCAAGGAGGCGGCCAGCCCCAACTCGATCGGCCCCAGGCGCGTACCGGCAGAGAGCACCTGCTCGCCGACGGTGGTCTCCTGCCCCTGGGGGCGAATGTTCTGTCCGCTGACCATAGGCTCGGTAAACCGCACCCGCTGGTCGTCTTCAAGCACGGCATTTTCCTGCATCTCGACGCAATCGGCGCCAGCAGGGACTGGCGCCCCGGTGAAGATCCGTGCACACGTGCCAACGGCCAGCGGCTCCGGGGCCTGCCCGGCAAAAATCCGCTGGCTTACCATCAACGGCTCGCCGTTCCAGTCAGCCAGCCGCAAGGCATAGCCATCCATTGCGCTGTTGGGCCATGGCGGCAAATCAAGGGTCGACACCAGATCCTCGGCGAGCACTCGCCCTAGCGCCGCGGCCAAAGGCAAATGCTCGCGCTGGACAATCGGCGTGGCCGCCGCCATCTCGAGCAGTCGCTCCAACGCGACCTCAACGGCCATCAAGGCGCCGGCCTTGCCCGGTTTACCCACGGGATTCACAAGGCGCTGCCTGTTTCAGATGAGCCACGAAGTTGCACGGCCGATGCCGCACATCCAGTTGTTCGGCCAGGATGCCATCCCATCCGGTACGCACCGCGTTGGTCGAACCCGGCAGGCAACACACCAGCGTGCCATTGGCCAGGCCTGCCAGCGCGCGGGACTGCACGGTGGAAGTGCCGATGTCGGCCACGGATATCTGGCGGAACAACTCGCCAAAACCATCAACCTGCTTGTCCAGCAGGCACGTGACGGCTTCCGGCGTGCTGTCACGCCCCGTGAAACCGGTGCCGCCAGTGATCAGCACCACCTGCACCACCTCCTCGGCAATCCAGGTCGCCACTTGCGCACGGATCTTGTACAAATCATCTTTGAGCAGGACCCGCTCCGCGAGGTTGTGGCCGGCAGCCGTGAGCCGATCGACGAAGACCTGCCCGGACGTATCGGTTTCCAGGGTACGGGTATCACTGACAGTCAGCACCGCGATATTGAGCGGCACGAAAGGTACATCAGCCTTGGCTTTCATAGGCTCGTCCAGTTGTGAAGGAAACAGCCCGGTGTTATATCACAGCGCTTCATTTTTTCGCCCGTGCGGAGACACGCCATGACCTCGATCACGCCATTGCCACCCTGCTCCATCCTGCTCTTGGCGGGCGGGCGCGGACAACGCATGGGCGGCCAGGACAAAGGCCTGGTGCCGTGGCAGGGCGAACCGCTGATTGCCCATCTGCATCGTCAGACCCGCGCCATGAGCGATGACCTGATCATCTCCTGCAACCGCAACCCACAACATTATGCGATGTATGCCGATCAGTTGGTGCATGACGAGGAAGGCGACTTTCCCGGGCCGCTGGCAGGCATCCGGGCAGGCCTCAAGGCAGCGAGGCATCCGTATTTGCTGGTGCTGCCGTGCGACGTACCGCAAATCGACTCGAGCCTGCTCGACAACATGCGCAAGACGGCCAGCCAGCACCCCGACAAACCGCTGATGGTGCGGCACGGCGAGCACTGGGAGCCGCTGCTGTGTGTCATCCCGCTGGCACTGGCATCGAGCTTCGAACAAGCCTGGCGCGAAGGCGAACGCAGCCCCGGGCGTATCATGCGTGCACTGCACGCGATTGCACTGCAATGCCCAGCCGACGATCCCCGCCTGGCAAATCTGAACACCCCGGAGTTATTGGCCCGACACAAAGGCGTGTCAGATTGACACTAGCCAGGAACTTGCGCGCGATGTATACGTCTGAAGGTCAGTAACTTGAAGAATCCATTTCGGAGAAACACCATGACACAACGGACCCTCGCCACGTTCATGCTCGCTCTGGGCCTCGCCACCCTTGCCGGGTGCGCTTCGCCAACAGTGATCACCTTGAATGACGGTCGCGAAATCCAGGCCGTCGATACCCCCCATTACGATGAAGAAAGCGGCTTCTACGAATTCGAGCAGCTGGATGGCAAGCAGACTCGCGTGAACAAGGATCAGGTTCGTACCGTTAAGGATTTGTAATCTGTAACGCTGCTGCCCTATGTCGCTAGAAAAACGGCGCTTCCTGGAGAGGGGAGCGCCGTTTTTTTTGGGCTTGTTTTGGGGGTATATCCGTTATTTTGGTAACGGCTACTTAGGGTTCCGCCCTTACGGCGGGTCACTTTCGAAAAGCGCGAAAGTAACCAAAGCGCTCCTGCCCCACCACTCGGCACCTCGCTTAGGCTCGGTGTGCCCTCACTCCGGCATTGCTACGTGGGCCCGCCGCGAAGGGCCATCCATGGCCCAGCGCGGCTATCCCGGCATCCATGCCGGGATGCCCACTCCACAATGCCTGCGTTCGGCCAGCGTGGTTAACGGGGCGCCGAGATCAACGTCCGCCGCGAGGCGGCCTTATAGCCGACCTGGTTTTGGGGGATCGCGTTTCTCCTGTGGGAGCGGGCTTGCTTGCTCGCGAAAGCGGAGGATCAGTTTGCGGTGATGTTGGGTGTGCCTGCCTCATCGCGAGCAAGCTCGTTCAGGTTTGGCGATGCACATGAATTCTGTGTCCGCTGAAGATCCAATGTGGGAGCGAGCTTGCTCGCGATAGCAGTGGCTCAGCCACATAGATGCCGGACATGCCCCGCTCTTGCTTTGCTTTACTTTGGCTTTTGATCTTGATCTTGATCTTGATCTGGGAGCCCCGTTAAACCACGCTGGCCGAACGCAGGCATTGCGCAGTGGGCATCCCGGCATGGATGCCGGGATAGCCGCGCTGGGCCATGGATGGCCCTTCGCGGCGGCCCACGGAGCAATGCCGGAGTGAGGGCATGCCGAGCCTAAGCGAGGCACCGAGTGGTGGGGCAAAAGCGTTTTTGGTTACTTTTGGCGCTCTTCCAAAAGTGACCCGCCGTAAGGGCGGAACCCTAAGCAGCCGTTACCGCAGCAACGGATATTCACACCGCCCCCTCCAACAGAAAATCAAAACTGCAACACGATACGGCTCTCGAACACCCGCTCCTGACCACTAACCGGATCAACAAAACGCAACCCTTGCGCCAGCAGCTTTAAAGGATTCGCGTAATCATCCTCAACATCCCGAAGCACATCAGGATAAAACGGATCATTGCAGATCCCCGCTCCCAGGGCACTCATGTGAACCCGCAACTGATGTTTCTTGCCTGTGACCGGATACAGGCCGTAACGCCACAGTTCCCCCTTCCTTTCCAGCACTTCGATAGCCGTTTCGGTATTGGGCTCGCCCGGCCCTTCCTGCATCCGGAAGAACGGCTCGCCATCGATCATTCGGCTTTTATGCACTCGGGGAAAGGTCAACCCAGGCAACGCGCGGGCAATGGCCTGGTAGCGCTTCTCGATCTGCCGCGTCGGAAATAACGACTGATACGCCGAACGGGTGTGCGGGTTGGCCGAAAACAACACCAGCCCGGCCGTGTGCCGGTCGATGCGGTGCAGGGGCACCAGATGAGGATTGTCCAGCCGCCGGATCAGCCGTCGCAACAAGGTTTGCTCGACGTATTCGCCCGCCGGGGTGACAGGCAGGAAGTGCGGTTTGTCTGCCACCACCAGGTGCTCGTCGGCATACAGGATCGACTCCACCACCGGAATCGGCTTCTCGTCGGGCACTTCACGAAAATAGTGGATGCGCAGGCCTTCGCGGTAGGGCAGGTCGACACCGATGGCCTTGCCCTCCCCGTCCAATACCCGGCCCCGAGCGATCCGGTCCAGCCACTGCTCGCGACTGATGGTGCTGAAATGCTCGCACAAGCACTCCAGCACTGTCTGCCAGGAACCGGGCGGCAGGTACAGCGTACTGGCCTGATGATGAGCGGCGGAAAACGATGAACCGGACATTGAAAACTCTTAGGCATTTTGCAGGGTGACATTATCCGACAGTCCCACAAGCCAGCCCAGCAATGATTGCTTACGCCGTGACCGACGTGGATTTTGCCGCCGCTTCGATGAACTCTTTCAACCAGCGCAACACCTCCACCGCCTCCCAGCGGCCTGGGTCGTACAGCGCGTACAGCAGGCCCTGATAACCCACCACATCCAACTGTTTGTGATAGCCGGCACGCTGGAACAACGCTTCGATCTCGGCGAAACAGGTGTTGAAATGCAGTTTATTGAAGGGTGTCTTGCCTTCGGTAACCAAGCCATCCAGGCGCAGCTCAAGGACGGCCTCACGCACAACGTCCGCGGACATCCTGTTCACGCTGCTTTTCAGTTGTTCGACATTGACCAAGGGGATGCACTCCAGATAGCTGTATGGGCATACAGTAACCGAAGCACGGTGCTTTCGCCAACCGCCGTATCAGCAACCGACGGATGAACTGCTCAACCGAGAAACTTCACGATCTGTTCGGCCTCGAAGGGCCAGTCCAGCTCGGCACCGGTATCCAGCCTGCGCAGCACGGGAATACGCAGCCCATAACTGTCCACCCAGGCTTCGCGTTCTGAAATGTCCACCAGCTCCACCAACAATCCATGTTCGACGAAAGGCATCAGTTCAGCTTCGGCCACTTCGCAAAGATGACACCCCAGGGTGCCGAACAACTGGCATTCAGGAAGCATGGCGGGTAGACCCAAAAAAGATAGACGGTCATTCTAGGCCCGCCCCGGGAAACCGTCGAGTCGCAGGCTCGCTTCAAGGTATTTCGGTAAAACGCTGATGCAAATCACTGAGCGCCCATGCTTTTCCAGCGACGCTTGTCGCATTTTTCCCCTCTACGCTGTGCATTGAAACCTTGAAACGGAGTTCCCCTTGTTTGCCAACCTACTGATCATCCTTGCCTCGTCCCTGGTGGTCATCGCCTTGTTCAGGCGGCTGCGCCTGCCACCGGTGCTGGGTTATCTCTGCGTCGGGCTGGCGGTCGGGCCGACCGCGCTGAACTGGGTGAACGACAGCGAAGAACTGCCAGATCTGGCCGAACTCGGGGTGGTGTTCCTGCTGTTCTCGCTGGGGCTGGAGTTTTCCCTGTCGAAAATGCTCGAACTGCGTCGGGTCGTGTTCGGTCTTGGCAGCCTGCAAGTGTTGTGCTCGGGGGCAGTCCTGGCGGGCTTGCTGGCATTGGGCGGCGCACCTGTGATCGCCGCGTTGTTGCTCGGTGCGGGGCTGGCCTTGTCCTCCACTGCCATCGTCAGCAAGGAATTGACCAGCCTGGGAGAGATCTTCAGCAGCCATGGCCAAAACGCCATCGGCGTGTTGTTGTTCCAGGACGTTGTCGCGGTGCTGTTGTTGACCCTGGTACCGGTATTCGCCGGCAGTAGCGAACACCCGTGGTACTGGGCGCTGCCCTTGACCCTGGGCAAGACCCTGGTTTTGTTCGGTGGCCTGCTGCTGGCCAGTCGGCTGCTGTTGCCCCGGCTGTTCCATGAGGTGGCGGCGTCCCGATCCGCGGAACTGTTCGTGCTGCTGGCCCTGGTGATTGTGTTGCTGACGGCATGGCTGACCCACCTGCTCGGTTTGTCGCCAGCCCTGGGAGCTTTCCTGGCGGGCATGCTGCTGGGGGAAAGCCACTACCGGCATCAGATCGAAGCCGACATACGCCCGTTCCGCGACATCCTGCTGGGGCTGTTCTTCGTCAGCATCGGCATGCTGATCGACCTGCAACTGTTCCTCGATGACGGCTTGCTGATCCTGGGATTGACCCTCGGCCTGATGCTCATCAAGGGCTGCGTGGTTGCCACCCTGGTGAAATGGCGCGGCAGCGACGTTGAAACCGCCTGGCGCAGTGGCCTGGCGCTGGCCCAGGGTGGTGAATTCTGCTTTGCCCTGATGGCCCTGATGCAGCAGAACCGCCTCATGCCCGCCGACATCAGCGGCCTGCTGCTGGCCGCGACGTTCTGCTCGATGCTATTGACTCCCCTGTTGCTGCGCGCGGCGCCACACATCGCCGCGCGCCTGCATCGCAAACCCAACGAAGAAGCGCAACTGGACCAGATCAGCGCACTCAATGCCGGCTTGTCGGGCCATGTAGTCATTTGCG
The sequence above is drawn from the Pseudomonas sp. St316 genome and encodes:
- the glp gene encoding gephyrin-like molybdotransferase Glp; the protein is MAVEVALERLLEMAAATPIVQREHLPLAAALGRVLAEDLVSTLDLPPWPNSAMDGYALRLADWNGEPLMVSQRIFAGQAPEPLAVGTCARIFTGAPVPAGADCVEMQENAVLEDDQRVRFTEPMVSGQNIRPQGQETTVGEQVLSAGTRLGPIELGLAASLGCASLQVVRKVRVAVLSTGDELVEPGQALGPGQIYNSNRVLLCGWLQRMGCEVVDAGILPDDLSTTRERLAQLSDVDLILSTGGVSVGEADFLGIALREDGELALWKLAIKPGKPLTFGHYRGVPVIGLPGNPASTLVTFALLARPYLLRRQGVQSVAPLKFKVPAGFVWPKAGSRREYLRGRIENGRAIIYRNQSSGVLRSAAWAEGLVEVLEGRTLVEGDEVGFIPLSEVLG
- the moaB gene encoding molybdenum cofactor biosynthesis protein B encodes the protein MKAKADVPFVPLNIAVLTVSDTRTLETDTSGQVFVDRLTAAGHNLAERVLLKDDLYKIRAQVATWIAEEVVQVVLITGGTGFTGRDSTPEAVTCLLDKQVDGFGELFRQISVADIGTSTVQSRALAGLANGTLVCCLPGSTNAVRTGWDGILAEQLDVRHRPCNFVAHLKQAAPCESRG
- the mobA gene encoding molybdenum cofactor guanylyltransferase MobA; this translates as MTSITPLPPCSILLLAGGRGQRMGGQDKGLVPWQGEPLIAHLHRQTRAMSDDLIISCNRNPQHYAMYADQLVHDEEGDFPGPLAGIRAGLKAARHPYLLVLPCDVPQIDSSLLDNMRKTASQHPDKPLMVRHGEHWEPLLCVIPLALASSFEQAWREGERSPGRIMRALHAIALQCPADDPRLANLNTPELLARHKGVSD
- a CDS encoding YgdI/YgdR family lipoprotein, with amino-acid sequence MTQRTLATFMLALGLATLAGCASPTVITLNDGREIQAVDTPHYDEESGFYEFEQLDGKQTRVNKDQVRTVKDL
- a CDS encoding pseudouridine synthase, which encodes MSGSSFSAAHHQASTLYLPPGSWQTVLECLCEHFSTISREQWLDRIARGRVLDGEGKAIGVDLPYREGLRIHYFREVPDEKPIPVVESILYADEHLVVADKPHFLPVTPAGEYVEQTLLRRLIRRLDNPHLVPLHRIDRHTAGLVLFSANPHTRSAYQSLFPTRQIEKRYQAIARALPGLTFPRVHKSRMIDGEPFFRMQEGPGEPNTETAIEVLERKGELWRYGLYPVTGKKHQLRVHMSALGAGICNDPFYPDVLRDVEDDYANPLKLLAQGLRFVDPVSGQERVFESRIVLQF
- a CDS encoding transcriptional regulator, coding for MVNVEQLKSSVNRMSADVVREAVLELRLDGLVTEGKTPFNKLHFNTCFAEIEALFQRAGYHKQLDVVGYQGLLYALYDPGRWEAVEVLRWLKEFIEAAAKSTSVTA
- a CDS encoding glutaredoxin family protein; this translates as MLPECQLFGTLGCHLCEVAEAELMPFVEHGLLVELVDISEREAWVDSYGLRIPVLRRLDTGAELDWPFEAEQIVKFLG
- a CDS encoding monovalent cation:proton antiporter-2 (CPA2) family protein, whose product is MFANLLIILASSLVVIALFRRLRLPPVLGYLCVGLAVGPTALNWVNDSEELPDLAELGVVFLLFSLGLEFSLSKMLELRRVVFGLGSLQVLCSGAVLAGLLALGGAPVIAALLLGAGLALSSTAIVSKELTSLGEIFSSHGQNAIGVLLFQDVVAVLLLTLVPVFAGSSEHPWYWALPLTLGKTLVLFGGLLLASRLLLPRLFHEVAASRSAELFVLLALVIVLLTAWLTHLLGLSPALGAFLAGMLLGESHYRHQIEADIRPFRDILLGLFFVSIGMLIDLQLFLDDGLLILGLTLGLMLIKGCVVATLVKWRGSDVETAWRSGLALAQGGEFCFALMALMQQNRLMPADISGLLLAATFCSMLLTPLLLRAAPHIAARLHRKPNEEAQLDQISALNAGLSGHVVICGYGRVGQSIGRFLRREGQAFVALDDDPVIIREATVGENCVHYGDSRRGDLLAAVGLSRARLLVIAVDKTDIAITVLKAARQVNHQVPILVRTRDDSQLAELQAAGANEVVPELLESSLMLASHALIMLGLPEQQVRHHVDQVRHDRYRLLHGFYPGNQDKEP